Proteins encoded together in one Lathyrus oleraceus cultivar Zhongwan6 chromosome 5, CAAS_Psat_ZW6_1.0, whole genome shotgun sequence window:
- the LOC127085135 gene encoding beta-galactosidase 7-like has product MFNPRIGLFFIVCSFLLCAFSFATTVEYDTNAIIINGERRIIISGAIHYPRSTSQMWPDLIKKAKDGGLDAIETYIFWDLHEPIRRQYDFSENLDFIKFLKNVHEEGLYVVLRIGPYVCAEWNYGGFPMWLHNLPGIQLRTDNVVFKEEMKIFTTKIVTLCKEAGLFAPQGGPIILAQIENEYGDVITNYGEDGNAYIKWCAQMALAQNVGVPWIMCKQNNAPSPIINTCNGYYCDNFKPNNPKSPKMFTENWVGWFQKWGERKPHRTAEDVAFSVARFFQNGGVLQNYYMYHGGTNFGRTAGGPYIITAYDYDAPLDEYGNLNQPKWGHLKKLHAAIKLGEKVLTNGTVTEKQYGDSVYLTTYANNATGEKICFLSNSHNSKDVEVDLQQDGKYHVPSWSVSILQDCNKEVFNTAKVDAQTNVYVKKLSKELGNSLIWTWASDPVEDTLQAIGTFNASQLLEQKSVTVDASDYLWYMTKVFINETSTWSNATLQVNTSGHVLHAYVNGQYIGPQWGTYDNLRFTYEKIVSLKQGTNIISLLSGTVGHAHYGASFDMKETGIVGGPVKLIATSSGNTMDLSKSSWSYKVGLNGEARRFYDSKIKNGVQWNINNVVIGKPLTWYKTTFKTPEGKDSVVLDFIGLTKGHAWVNGQSIGRYWPTMVAEKNGCDIKCDYRGNYGADKCLSGCGEPSQRFYHVPRSFLNNDTKSNTLVLFEEMGGSPFNVSVQTVAIDFICARTDYGKTLELKCPDGKTISEIQFASYGDPQGNCGSFQVGEWESRHSVAVVEKACGGKQLCSINVTSSIFGITKGGINGQLAVQLLCDGSNPEDNRVQMVHV; this is encoded by the coding sequence ATGTTTAATCCCAGGATTGGGCTCTTTTTTATTGTATGTTCATTTTTGTTGTGTGCTTTCTCATTTGCAACAACGGTTGAATATGATACAAATGCCATTATCATCAATGGAGAACGACGAATAATAATATCTGGTGCAATCCACTACCCACGCAGCACTTCCCAAATGTGGCCAGATCTTATTAAGAAAGCAAAAGATGGTGGTCTTGATGCCATCGAAACATATATATTTTGGGACCTTCACGAACCTATTCGCCGCCAATATGATTTTTCTGAAAATCTAGACTTCATCAAGTTTCTAAAAAATGTTCATGAAGAAGGTCTTTATGTTGTGCTTCGAATTGGTCCTTATGTTTGTGCTGAATGGAACTATGGAGGTTTCCCAATGTGGTTACACAACTTGCCAGGGATTCAACTAAGGACTGACAATGTAGTTTTTAAGGAGGAAATGAAAATATTTACAACAAAGATTGTGACCTTGTGCAAAGAAGCTGGATTGTTTGCACCACAAGGGGGGCCAATTATTTTAGCTCAAATTGAGAATGAATATGGAGATGTCATAACTAATTATGGAGAAGATGGGAATGCATACATTAAATGGTGTGCCCAGATGGCTTTAGCTCAAAATGTCGGCGTCCCATGGATCATGTGCAAGCAAAACAATGCTCCATCACCTATTATCAACACATGCAATGGTTATTATTGTGATAATTTCAAGCCAAACAATCCTAAAAGCCCCAAAATGTTTACAGAGAATTGGGTTGGCTGGTTCCAAAAATGGGGTGAAAGGAAGCCACACAGAACTGCTGAAGATGTAGCATTTTCAGTTGCACGTTTTTTTCAAAACGGTGGTGTCCTCCAAAACTACTACATGTACCATGGAGGAACAAATTTTGGAAGAACTGCGGGTGGTCCATATATTATTACAGCATATGACTATGATGCACCACTTGATGAATATGGTAACTTGAACCAACCAAAATGGGGACATCTTAAAAAACTCCATGCCGCCATAAAGTTAGGAGAGAAGGTTCTCACTAATGGAACGGTTACAGAGAAGCAATATGGAGATTCAGTATATTTGACTACATATGCAAATAATGCCACTGGAGAAAAAATTTGTTTTTTGAGTAATTCACATAATTCTAAGGATGTTGAAGTTGATCTACAACAAGATGGAAAGTACCATGTGCCTTCTTGGTCAGTGTCTATTCTCCAAGATTGCAACAAGGAAGTTTTCAACACTGCAAAGGTTGATGCACAAACAAATGTTTATGTGAAGAAACTATCTAAAGAATTAGGAAACTCACTCATCTGGACATGGGCATCTGACCCTGTGGAAGACACCTTACAAGCAATAGGTACATTTAACGCGTCTCAACTTTTAGAGCAAAAGAGTGTTACCGTTGATGCTAGTGATTATTTGTGGTACATGACCAAGGTTTTCATCAATGAAACATCCACTTGGAGTAATGCAACTTTGCAAGTGAACACATCAGGCCATGTTCTTCATGCCTATGTTAATGGACAATATATTGGCCCACAGTGGGGAACATATGATAACCTTCGTTTTACATATGAAAAAATCGTTTCATTAAAACAAGGTACCAACATTATAAGTTTACTAAGTGGTACAGTTGGTCATGCGCATTATGGTGCATCTTTTGATATGAAAGAAACTGGTATTGTTGGGGGTCCTGTGAAACTCATTGCAACCAGTTCAGGTAATACTATGGATTTATCAAAATCTAGTTGGTCATACAAGGTTGGATTAAACGGTGAGGCTAGAAGGTTCTATGATTCTAAAATTAAAAATGGAGTTCAATGGAACATAAACAATGTTGTTATAGGAAAACCATTGACTTGGTACAAGACTACTTTTAAGACCCCTGAAGGTAAAGACTCTGTAGTCTTGGATTTCATAGGCCTTACAAAAGGACATGCATGGGTTAATGGTCAAAGTATTGGAAGGTATTGGCCTACAATGGTAGCTGAAAAAAATGGATGTGATATTAAATGTGATTATAGAGGAAATTATGGAGCTGATAAATGTTTGAGTGGCTGTGGAGAACCATCTCAGAGGTTTTACCATGTGCCAAGGTCATTCTTAAATAATGACACAAAAAGTAACACGTTGGTTTTGTTTGAGGAAATGGGTGGAAGCCCTTTTAATGTGTCTGTTCAAACAGTTGCAATTGATTTTATATGTGCAAGAACAGATTATGGAAAAACCTTAGAACTAAAATGCCCTGATGGAAAAACTATTTCAGAAATCCAGTTTGCGAGCTATGGAGATCCACAAGGAAATTGTGGATCATTTCAAGTAGGTGAATGGGAATCACGCCATAGTGTGGCAGTGGTCGAAAAAGCATGTGGTGGAAAACAATTATGTTCAATTAACGTGACAAGTTCCATATTTGGAATAACTAAAGGTGGCATAAATGGCCAGCTAGCTGTGCAACTCCTATGTGATGGCTCTAATCCTGAAGATAATCGTGTACAAATGGTGCACGTGTAG